In Leptolyngbya sp. CCY15150, one DNA window encodes the following:
- a CDS encoding oligosaccharide flippase family protein translates to MHKVSNRVRSLLSGKSGITAAIQTFVVKVLVIAINMGTGIITARVLGSEGRGELAAVILWPQFLAYALTLGVPQSLLYNLKRYPEEKSELFSTALVLSFILGLVASGVGIICMPLWLSQYSPDIVRAAQWFMLASPLSLMSMVFAASFEARDEFTFSNQIRYFIPLSTLVFLLLLLAFDVDNPITFGMAYVLPSVPVGIWMFTRLWSRYQFSMQNMYAASKRLLDYGIKAYGIDLIGSLSGKIGQALVVGMLTATSMGLYTVAISLSRVLNTFEEAINIVLLPKASARPLPEIILLTGRAVRASTFLTLLCVIPLLLLGPFFLTLLYGEDFAPATAVFRILLVEVLISGTTWMLAKSFMAAGRPGVVTVLQGIGLSITVPMMLLLIPRYGLIGAGLALLISTSVRFVLVLVSYPLVLKIAPPNLLITLDDVQYIRRSIAKRDQS, encoded by the coding sequence ATGCACAAGGTGTCCAATCGGGTGAGGTCGCTACTTAGTGGCAAGAGTGGAATTACAGCGGCGATTCAGACGTTTGTGGTGAAGGTTCTCGTGATTGCTATCAACATGGGAACAGGGATTATTACAGCTCGCGTTTTGGGGTCTGAAGGGCGTGGAGAACTGGCTGCCGTTATTTTATGGCCACAGTTTTTAGCCTATGCGCTCACGCTTGGTGTGCCTCAATCCTTGTTGTACAACCTCAAGCGCTACCCTGAAGAAAAATCTGAGCTTTTTTCCACTGCGTTAGTGTTGTCCTTCATCTTGGGGCTCGTTGCCTCCGGAGTTGGCATTATTTGTATGCCCCTGTGGTTGTCTCAATATTCACCCGACATCGTTCGAGCCGCGCAATGGTTTATGCTCGCCTCGCCTCTGTCCCTGATGAGCATGGTTTTTGCAGCTTCGTTCGAAGCTCGGGATGAGTTTACATTTTCTAATCAAATTCGCTATTTTATTCCACTTAGTACGCTTGTTTTTCTGCTTTTACTCTTAGCTTTTGATGTTGATAATCCCATTACGTTTGGTATGGCCTATGTGCTGCCCAGTGTTCCAGTTGGTATCTGGATGTTTACCCGGCTCTGGTCTCGATACCAGTTCAGTATGCAGAACATGTATGCTGCGTCGAAGCGACTTCTAGACTACGGGATTAAGGCTTATGGGATTGACTTAATTGGATCGCTGTCTGGCAAAATTGGCCAAGCCCTGGTGGTTGGCATGCTCACCGCGACATCCATGGGTCTCTATACCGTTGCCATTAGCTTATCTAGGGTTCTCAATACCTTTGAAGAAGCCATCAACATTGTTCTTTTACCCAAGGCGTCGGCTCGTCCTCTACCTGAGATTATTTTGCTCACGGGGCGAGCGGTGCGAGCTAGCACGTTTTTAACACTGCTGTGTGTTATACCTCTACTCCTATTGGGGCCGTTTTTCCTAACGTTGCTCTATGGCGAAGATTTTGCTCCAGCGACAGCAGTCTTTCGCATCCTATTAGTCGAGGTTTTGATTAGTGGTACAACTTGGATGCTAGCCAAATCATTCATGGCTGCAGGACGTCCGGGTGTTGTGACAGTGCTCCAAGGCATAGGCTTAAGTATTACGGTGCCTATGATGCTGTTGTTAATCCCACGCTATGGTTTGATTGGGGCTGGTCTAGCTCTCCTGATCTCAACCTCCGTCAGATTTGTACTCGTGTTAGTTTCCTACCCCCTTGTGCTCAAGATAGCTCCTCCTAATTTACTTATCACGCTGGATGATGTTCAGTATATTAGACGATCGATTGCTAAACGAGATCAAAGCTAA
- a CDS encoding glycosyltransferase: MLSPKRVFFYCLPIAAPDQVGYHHLMLAIAEGLKPLGVQLYSNINYWKASPDSDEYLIIHDPDVTPDDCDVVMIDEHWLITGPGELPPQLFKPHRNYITVYLDNSESTKCIRKQSWSQEFSQFDLILRTHCSTQFEYPQNFRPWTFSLPQRVLDEVSDIPSYDERNHHLLVNFRDTQWMHSVRKSVYHSLHPYIESKLAPVYKAVNDFNAPPTSEYHYFQWLQTGRRHYPDYYNNLKTSAFCSCFGGFFVPSHIKHPGTRWAEIQKRLFTELGWSSKSILQWDSWRFWESLAAGAVSLHVDFEKYGFSLPVMPKNWVHYIGLDLDHIQDDIDRMIDEPGILADISRQGREWALTHYTSKAVALRFLDVLENYQSQSVVQEVVPV; this comes from the coding sequence ATGTTAAGTCCCAAGCGAGTATTCTTTTACTGTCTTCCCATTGCCGCCCCCGATCAGGTTGGCTATCATCACCTCATGCTAGCGATCGCGGAGGGATTAAAGCCCCTTGGCGTGCAACTCTATTCCAATATTAACTACTGGAAAGCATCACCAGATTCTGATGAATATCTAATCATTCATGATCCTGATGTTACACCAGATGATTGCGATGTTGTGATGATTGACGAACATTGGTTGATTACCGGCCCAGGAGAACTACCGCCGCAGCTTTTTAAGCCTCATCGCAACTATATAACCGTTTATTTAGACAACTCTGAATCGACAAAATGTATTCGTAAGCAATCTTGGAGTCAAGAATTTTCACAGTTTGACTTGATTCTAAGAACTCACTGCAGCACACAGTTTGAATACCCTCAGAATTTTAGACCTTGGACATTTAGCCTACCTCAGCGTGTCCTGGATGAAGTATCTGATATCCCTTCCTATGATGAGCGCAACCATCATCTTCTCGTCAATTTTCGAGATACTCAATGGATGCATTCCGTTCGCAAAAGCGTGTATCACTCGCTTCATCCCTACATTGAAAGCAAGTTAGCTCCTGTTTACAAAGCGGTGAACGATTTTAATGCACCTCCGACATCAGAGTATCACTACTTTCAATGGCTACAAACTGGACGACGACATTATCCTGACTATTACAACAATCTGAAAACATCTGCTTTTTGCTCTTGCTTTGGCGGCTTTTTTGTACCATCTCATATCAAGCATCCTGGTACTCGCTGGGCAGAGATCCAAAAACGATTGTTCACGGAATTGGGATGGTCCTCAAAATCTATTTTGCAATGGGATAGCTGGCGTTTTTGGGAATCCCTGGCGGCGGGTGCTGTCTCTCTGCATGTAGATTTTGAAAAATACGGTTTTTCTCTGCCGGTTATGCCTAAGAATTGGGTTCACTACATTGGACTTGACTTAGACCATATCCAAGACGATATTGACAGAATGATCGATGAGCCGGGCATTTTGGCAGATATCTCCCGACAGGGAAGAGAGTGGGCCTTGACCCACTACACATCGAAGGCTGTTGCGTTACGGTTTCTGGATGTATTGGAGAATTACCAAAGCCAGTCTGTTGTGCAGGAGGTAGTACCCGTCTAA
- a CDS encoding polysaccharide biosynthesis tyrosine autokinase: MPENRSEDLSTGELGYGQILSVLWRHRLWIIGALLVTIPIAAHNSRQKEPTYRSSMQLLIESNYRERPEVARARAEQNRLTEGAPIEIDYATQIRIMQGSQLMERAVGLLQSEYPDITTDEIQSRLAVSRVTETEDEVDTKILQVDYTSNDPEKAQDILEAMRTVYLDYNLEQQEVRIQDGLSFIAEQIPQTREALRTAEQSLEEFRAGQSLIDPQQRAGGLAEALTTVEQERRQIRAEFEGLQAQYNVLQDQLARSPENALVSSRLSESARYQNLLNEYQQVELALSDLAVTFTDDAPNVRRLREQLERQRALLQQEMNRVLGENSASVLTSPDLLSEGQLGEIDRTLTGELVQTQTALSGLAARDRSLAEVEQQLREELSNYPELIAEYDRLQPEIQIQRDTLQQLLRLQQELSIDIARGGFNWQIVEDPQYGYQTGPNFKMDVILGGIAGLFLGIVLAFVREAMDGSIRSTQQLRESITVPLLGTLPWFKPSSGPQIPGLGWLPGFQRSSASESVILLALNWLPFREALDLVYKNIQLLSSDKSSTSIAVTSPSLGEGKSTLALGLAITAARLHQRVLLIDADLRNPTLHTSLNLPGDRGLSTYLMQADAYPLMHHVTISDCSIDVLPAGEIPSDPVRLLSSPTMHNLVRDAEQQYDLVVIDSSPVLGTVDALQTASVCRNTLLMTCLHKISKTDLTQALDVLMRFDLLGVVANHGQPVNPAYSTAGGPGQTQVQSLSVKSEPLSHSFITRH; encoded by the coding sequence ATGCCTGAGAATCGTAGCGAAGATCTATCAACCGGAGAACTAGGATACGGCCAAATCCTGTCTGTTTTGTGGCGGCATCGCCTGTGGATTATTGGCGCATTGCTGGTCACAATTCCGATCGCTGCCCATAACTCGCGACAAAAAGAGCCCACCTATCGTAGCTCGATGCAGCTTTTGATCGAATCTAATTACCGTGAACGTCCGGAGGTAGCTCGGGCCAGGGCTGAGCAAAATCGTTTGACGGAAGGCGCTCCCATTGAAATAGACTATGCCACCCAGATCAGAATCATGCAGGGCTCCCAATTGATGGAGCGAGCGGTGGGGCTGTTGCAATCTGAGTATCCTGACATTACAACCGATGAGATCCAGTCTCGCTTGGCCGTATCTCGTGTCACGGAGACGGAAGATGAAGTTGATACCAAAATCCTGCAGGTTGACTACACCAGCAATGATCCGGAGAAGGCTCAGGATATCTTAGAAGCGATGCGGACGGTCTATCTTGACTACAACCTGGAACAGCAAGAGGTGCGTATTCAGGATGGATTGTCGTTTATTGCAGAGCAGATTCCCCAAACTCGGGAAGCCCTGCGCACGGCAGAACAATCCCTAGAGGAATTTCGGGCTGGGCAAAGCTTGATCGATCCCCAACAGCGGGCGGGCGGTTTAGCTGAGGCGCTAACAACGGTCGAGCAAGAGCGTCGCCAGATTCGAGCTGAGTTTGAAGGACTGCAGGCTCAGTACAATGTGCTGCAGGATCAGCTAGCGCGATCGCCCGAGAATGCTTTGGTTTCATCGCGGCTCAGCGAGTCGGCTCGCTATCAAAATCTGCTCAATGAATATCAACAGGTGGAGTTAGCGCTCAGCGATCTAGCGGTGACCTTTACGGATGATGCGCCGAATGTGCGTCGTTTACGAGAGCAGCTTGAACGCCAACGCGCTCTTCTCCAGCAAGAAATGAACCGGGTCTTGGGTGAAAACTCGGCCTCTGTGCTAACGTCTCCTGACCTGCTCTCCGAGGGGCAGCTAGGTGAAATTGATCGAACCTTGACGGGCGAATTGGTTCAGACCCAAACTGCTTTGTCGGGGCTTGCTGCCCGCGATCGCAGCCTGGCTGAGGTCGAACAGCAGCTTCGCGAAGAGCTGTCAAATTACCCAGAATTGATTGCTGAATACGATCGCCTCCAGCCGGAGATCCAAATCCAGCGGGATACGCTTCAGCAACTTCTGCGCCTTCAGCAAGAATTGAGCATTGATATTGCCCGAGGTGGCTTTAATTGGCAAATTGTGGAGGATCCGCAATACGGCTATCAGACGGGCCCCAACTTTAAGATGGACGTGATTTTGGGAGGGATTGCTGGCCTCTTTTTGGGGATTGTGCTGGCGTTTGTGCGGGAAGCGATGGATGGATCCATCCGCTCGACGCAACAGCTTCGGGAGTCGATCACCGTTCCATTGCTAGGCACATTACCTTGGTTTAAGCCATCCTCGGGGCCCCAGATTCCTGGGCTAGGCTGGTTGCCTGGTTTCCAGCGAAGCAGCGCCTCTGAGTCTGTTATCCTGCTAGCGCTCAATTGGCTGCCGTTTCGTGAAGCTCTGGATTTGGTCTACAAAAATATTCAGCTCCTGAGTTCCGATAAGTCTTCAACATCCATTGCTGTTACCTCACCGAGCCTTGGAGAAGGAAAATCGACCCTAGCTCTGGGCCTGGCCATTACGGCAGCTCGTCTCCATCAGCGGGTGTTGCTGATTGATGCTGATTTGCGTAATCCTACCCTTCATACCAGTCTAAATCTGCCGGGCGATCGCGGTTTGAGTACCTATCTCATGCAGGCAGATGCCTACCCACTGATGCATCATGTGACCATCTCCGACTGCAGCATTGATGTGCTACCAGCCGGTGAGATTCCCTCGGATCCAGTGCGGCTGCTGAGTTCGCCCACTATGCACAACCTTGTGCGAGACGCTGAGCAACAGTATGACCTGGTTGTCATTGATTCGTCACCTGTTTTAGGCACGGTGGATGCACTACAAACAGCATCTGTCTGTCGTAATACCTTGTTGATGACCTGCTTGCACAAAATTTCTAAAACAGATTTAACTCAAGCTTTAGATGTGCTGATGCGCTTTGACTTATTGGGAGTTGTTGCTAACCACGGTCAACCGGTTAATCCCGCCTACAGTACTGCCGGAGGCCCAGGGCAGACGCAGGTTCAATCCTTGTCTGTCAAGAGTGAGCCCTTATCTCATTCATTCATAACTCGCCATTAA
- a CDS encoding sugar phosphorylase — translation MTVINQPADRYPYVARRIRPLLEAVYPENQIDNLLDRLYGLLEEHFAASLDENFQKWSEDNVLLITYGDSIYTPDEKPLATLKNILDGYLKSAVTGVHILPFCPYSSDDGFAVKDYLSVSPELGTWDDVRAIAQDYDLMVDLVLNHISSQSEWFQQFKAGQKPGCDYFIAVSPETDVSEVVRPRSSPLLVKIDTAKGEQYVWATFSDDQIDLNFENPEVLIEFIKIILFYVAVGAKYIRLDAVGFLWKRLGTPCIHLPETHAIIRLLREVLQMANPDVALITETNVPNRENLSYFGNRNEAHMIYNFSLPPLLLNALMQGRSDHLKTWMMSMPPAPIGCAYFNFTASHDGIGLRPAEGLLSDDEYQALLDTMQRFGGKISMRRHPDGSESPYEINISLFDAMKGTVKGQDRWQVQRFLCSQTIMLSLEGVPAFYIHSLLATTNDLDKMARTGHHRSINRHQWDYDQLVAALEDETSPQAVVLKELCRRIQIRRRQGAFHPNATQYTLHPMNKALFAFWRQSIIRDQSIFSIHNLSDRTQQLALSNLNLVITDPWCDLLSGQLIHNIYDKFVLKPYQSAWITNKFDPSDVREMQ, via the coding sequence ATGACTGTCATCAACCAACCTGCTGATCGATATCCCTACGTTGCCCGTCGCATCCGCCCGTTGCTCGAAGCCGTTTACCCAGAAAACCAGATTGATAACCTGCTAGACCGCCTGTATGGTCTGCTAGAGGAGCACTTCGCCGCTTCCCTGGACGAAAATTTTCAGAAGTGGAGCGAAGACAATGTATTGCTGATTACCTACGGAGATAGTATCTATACCCCTGACGAGAAGCCGCTTGCCACGCTGAAGAACATCCTAGACGGCTATTTGAAATCAGCCGTGACCGGGGTACATATTCTACCGTTTTGTCCCTATAGTTCCGATGATGGTTTTGCGGTCAAAGACTACCTCAGCGTTAGCCCAGAACTAGGAACCTGGGATGATGTGCGGGCGATCGCTCAGGACTATGACCTGATGGTGGATTTGGTGTTGAACCATATTTCCAGCCAAAGTGAATGGTTTCAACAGTTTAAGGCGGGTCAAAAGCCTGGATGTGACTACTTCATTGCGGTGTCGCCGGAGACGGATGTTTCTGAAGTGGTGCGCCCGCGCAGCAGTCCGCTGTTAGTCAAAATAGATACAGCAAAGGGAGAACAGTATGTCTGGGCAACCTTTAGTGATGATCAGATTGATCTGAATTTTGAGAATCCAGAGGTTTTAATCGAGTTCATCAAGATTATTTTGTTTTACGTAGCTGTTGGGGCCAAATACATTCGTCTAGATGCGGTGGGATTTCTTTGGAAACGTTTGGGCACTCCCTGCATTCATTTGCCGGAAACTCACGCCATTATTCGCCTATTGCGGGAAGTTTTGCAAATGGCGAACCCAGATGTTGCTCTGATTACCGAAACGAATGTACCCAATCGGGAAAACCTCAGCTACTTTGGCAACCGCAATGAAGCTCACATGATCTATAACTTCAGCCTGCCGCCGCTGCTGTTGAATGCGCTGATGCAGGGGCGATCGGATCACCTGAAGACCTGGATGATGAGTATGCCGCCGGCCCCCATCGGCTGTGCCTATTTCAATTTCACGGCGTCCCATGACGGCATTGGGCTACGACCGGCGGAAGGTTTGCTCAGTGACGATGAATACCAGGCCCTGCTCGACACCATGCAGCGATTTGGCGGCAAGATTAGTATGCGTCGCCATCCAGACGGCAGTGAAAGTCCCTATGAAATTAATATTTCCTTGTTTGACGCCATGAAAGGCACCGTCAAGGGACAGGATCGCTGGCAGGTGCAGCGCTTTCTCTGTTCCCAAACCATTATGTTATCTCTGGAAGGTGTTCCGGCCTTCTACATCCATAGCCTCTTGGCTACAACCAATGATTTAGATAAGATGGCGCGCACCGGACACCATCGTTCTATTAATCGCCATCAGTGGGATTACGATCAACTGGTGGCGGCTCTAGAAGATGAAACATCACCCCAGGCCGTTGTCCTTAAAGAGCTATGTCGGCGGATTCAAATTCGGCGACGGCAGGGAGCCTTTCATCCCAACGCTACCCAATATACGCTGCACCCTATGAATAAGGCGCTGTTTGCCTTCTGGCGGCAGAGTATTATTCGAGATCAGAGTATTTTCTCGATCCACAACCTCAGCGATCGCACCCAGCAACTCGCCCTATCCAACCTCAATCTGGTGATTACCGATCCCTGGTGTGATCTGCTCAGCGGTCAGTTGATTCACAATATCTACGACAAGTTTGTCCTCAAACCCTATCAATCAGCATGGATTACCAACAAATTTGACCCCAGCGACGTGAGAGAGATGCAGTAG
- a CDS encoding HAD-IIB family hydrolase: MATSPAVLIFTDLDGTLLNADDYRYDAALPVLQALHRQQIPVIPVTSKTRREVAALRQQIASHDPFIVENGSAIFFPKGDRRFDLAAVHGLITDPADTDPTETLQMCRLGCTYDEARRALVELSRSLNIPLQGFGDLSAAALQDLTGLPWDAIPLAQARDFTEPFVMPKTIHPDQPDQLDAAVQQLGMGVVVGDRFSHLIGPHAGKGRAVRLLIAAYQSAIPEQSIYTIGLGNSPNDLEMLEAVDLPVVIPGSAGAHPALSDRGWQIAPESGSRGWAIAVQQALQENR; encoded by the coding sequence ATGGCTACCTCCCCCGCTGTGCTCATTTTTACCGATTTAGATGGCACGCTACTCAATGCTGATGATTACCGCTATGATGCAGCGCTGCCGGTGCTTCAGGCTCTACACCGGCAGCAGATTCCGGTGATCCCGGTGACTAGTAAAACTCGTCGGGAAGTGGCTGCTCTCCGCCAGCAGATTGCGTCCCACGATCCCTTTATTGTGGAAAATGGTAGCGCAATTTTTTTTCCCAAGGGCGATCGCCGTTTTGATCTGGCCGCCGTTCATGGATTGATCACTGACCCTGCCGACACTGACCCTACCGAAACGCTCCAAATGTGTCGCTTAGGCTGTACCTATGACGAGGCACGGCGGGCACTCGTCGAGCTTTCCCGGTCACTCAACATCCCCCTACAAGGATTTGGCGATCTCTCAGCAGCAGCGTTGCAGGATCTGACGGGTCTCCCCTGGGACGCGATTCCCCTGGCCCAGGCACGGGATTTTACGGAGCCGTTTGTGATGCCCAAAACTATTCATCCTGATCAACCTGATCAATTAGATGCGGCTGTGCAGCAACTGGGGATGGGCGTGGTGGTGGGCGATCGCTTTTCTCATTTAATTGGCCCCCATGCCGGTAAGGGCAGGGCGGTGCGGCTGTTAATAGCTGCCTACCAGAGCGCTATTCCTGAACAATCTATCTACACTATAGGGCTAGGTAATAGTCCTAATGATCTAGAGATGCTAGAAGCGGTTGATCTGCCTGTGGTGATTCCCGGCTCGGCCGGGGCCCACCCAGCTCTCAGCGATCGCGGTTGGCAGATTGCGCCAGAATCCGGCAGTCGAGGATGGGCGATCGCTGTGCAGCAAGCACTTCAAGAGAACAGATGA
- a CDS encoding glycosyltransferase, whose product MKIALVHDYLTQRGGAERVFELICRRFPDADVYTSIYAPGHTIDLGDRPVKTTFLQAIPKSAKYFRLLAPLYYPAFRTLNLQGYDLIISSTSSFAKAVRKSKGAYHICLCHNITRFLWDTQTYLKEYRDFKAFSPVIKTIFQFMRKTDIRYAQEPNLYIANSSTVARRVESIYKKPAIVINYPIDDQRFMFSAQKDNFYLASARLLGYKRIDVIVEAFNQLGWPLLITGDGPERSRLEAMAADNVTFLGYVSDEERCRLMSRAKGVILAALEDYGLVPIEANFSGTPVVAYGAGGVLDTQVPGTTGLFFDQQTPESLIATLLKFQEMSWDYDAIRDHAVQRFTEAVFFQRVEQAIQDVCGAQSLALAS is encoded by the coding sequence ATGAAGATTGCCCTAGTTCACGATTACCTTACCCAGCGGGGAGGGGCGGAACGAGTATTTGAGCTTATATGCCGTCGCTTTCCAGATGCGGACGTCTATACATCTATCTATGCACCTGGGCATACGATTGATTTGGGCGATCGCCCCGTGAAAACGACGTTTCTCCAAGCTATTCCAAAATCGGCTAAATACTTTCGGCTTTTAGCTCCTTTGTACTACCCTGCGTTTCGCACCTTGAATCTTCAAGGGTATGACCTGATCATCAGTAGTACCTCTAGTTTTGCCAAGGCTGTCCGCAAGTCCAAGGGAGCTTACCACATTTGTCTATGTCATAATATTACGCGGTTTCTTTGGGATACCCAGACTTATCTGAAGGAATATCGAGATTTTAAGGCTTTCTCGCCTGTTATTAAAACAATATTTCAGTTCATGCGCAAGACAGATATTCGCTATGCCCAAGAGCCAAACCTGTACATTGCCAACTCTAGTACCGTTGCTCGCCGAGTTGAGAGTATTTACAAAAAGCCTGCCATCGTGATTAACTACCCAATTGACGATCAACGGTTTATGTTCTCGGCCCAGAAAGATAATTTCTATTTGGCCTCAGCTCGGTTGCTAGGCTATAAGCGCATAGACGTCATTGTTGAAGCGTTTAACCAGCTAGGTTGGCCGCTTCTGATCACCGGTGATGGCCCTGAGCGTAGCCGCTTAGAGGCTATGGCGGCTGACAATGTTACCTTTCTGGGATACGTGAGTGATGAAGAGCGTTGTCGCTTAATGTCTCGGGCTAAGGGCGTGATTCTCGCTGCTTTGGAAGACTACGGGTTGGTGCCGATTGAAGCGAATTTTAGCGGCACACCGGTGGTTGCCTATGGAGCTGGGGGAGTTTTAGATACGCAGGTTCCGGGGACAACGGGGCTGTTTTTTGATCAGCAAACGCCGGAGTCATTGATAGCCACGCTACTAAAATTTCAAGAGATGTCATGGGATTATGATGCTATTCGTGATCATGCTGTTCAGCGGTTTACGGAAGCTGTCTTTTTCCAACGTGTTGAACAAGCCATCCAAGATGTTTGTGGAGCCCAAAGTTTAGCCTTAGCAAGTTAG